A genome region from Hevea brasiliensis isolate MT/VB/25A 57/8 chromosome 9, ASM3005281v1, whole genome shotgun sequence includes the following:
- the LOC110656587 gene encoding peroxisomal acyl-coenzyme A oxidase 1: MEGVDHLAPERNRAQFNVDEMKIVWAGSRHTFDVSDRMARLVASDPVFRKDNRAMLSRKELFKNTLGKAAHAWKRIIELRLSEEEASEMRFYVDEPAFTDLHWGMFVPAIKGQGTEEQQQKWLPLAYKMQIIGCYAQTELGHGSNVQGLETTATFDPESDEFVIHSPTLTSSKWWPGGLGKVSTHAVVYARLITEGQEHGVHGFIVQLRSLDDHMPLPGITVGDIGMKFGTGAYNTMDNGVLRFDNVRIPRNQMLMRVMRVTREGKCVQSNVPRQLIYGTMVYVRQTIVSDASSALSRAVCIATRYSAVRRQFGPQDGGVETQVIDYKTQQSRLFPLLASAYAFRFVGEWLKWLYLDVTQRLQANDFSTLPEAHACTAGLKSLTTSATADAIEECRKLCGGHGYLSSSGLPELFAVYVPACTYEGDNVVLLLQVARFLMKTVSQLGSGKKPVGTTAYMARAEDLLQSRCSVQKAEDWLKPSVILEAFEARAVRMCVACAQSLSKFQNPEEGFLELSADLVEAAIAHCQLIVVSKFIEKLQQDIPGKGVKQQLQILCYIYALNLLHKHLGDFLSTGCIIPKQASLANDHLRSLYSKVRPNAIALVDAFNYTDHFLGSVLGRYDGNVYPKLYEEAWKDPLNDSVVPDGYQEYIRPMLKQQLRNARL, from the exons ATGGAGGGCGTCGATCACTTGGCTCCCGAGAGGAACAGGGCTCAGTTCAATGTCGACGAGATGAAGATCGTCTGGGCTGGTTCCCGCCACACCTTCGATGTCTCTGATCGCATGGCTCGTCTCGTCGCCAGCGATCCG GTTTTCCGAAAGGATAACAGAGCAATGCTAAGCAGGAAGGAATTGTTTAAAAACACTTTGGGGAAAGCGGCTCATGCATGGAAACGTATCATTGAGCTTCGCCTTTCTG AAGAAGAGGCAAGTGAGATGAGGTTTTATGTGGATGAACCTGCTTTTACGGATCTTCACTGG GGAATGTTTGTTCCAGCAATTAAAGGACAAGGCACTGAAGAGCAACAACAGAAGTGGCTACCTTTGGCATACAAGATGCAAATAATTGGCTGCTATGCACAAACTGAACTTGGTCATGGCTCTAATGTTCAAGGGCTTGAAACTACTGCAACATTTGATCCTGAGTCAGATGAATTTGTCATTCATAGTCCTACACTAACTTCAAGCAAA TGGTGGCCTGGTGGATTGGGTAAAGTTTCCACACATGCTGTTGTTTATGCGCGTCTTATAACTGAAGGTCAAGAGCATGGAGTACATG GCTTTATTGTCCAACTTCGGAGTTTGGATGATCACATGCCTCTTCCAGGCATAACAGTTGGTGATATTGGAATGAAATTTGGGACTGGGGCATATAATACCATGGACAATGGTGTTTTAAGATTTGATAATGTTCGTATTCCAAGGAACCAAATGTTGATGCG GGTAATGCGGGTTACAAGGGAAGGGAAATGTGTGCAATCTAATGTTCCACGGCAGCTGATTTATGGCACTATGGTGTATGTGCGGCAGACAATTGTATCTGATGCTTCCTCTGCATTGTCACGGGCAGTTTGTATTGCTACAAGGTATAGTGCTGTCCGCAGACAATTTGGTCCTCAGGATGGTGGTGTTGAGACCCAG gtgattgattacaaaactcagcAAAGTAGACTCTTCCCATTGCTTGCTTCTGCATATGCTTTCAGATTTGTTGGTGAATGGTTGAAATGGCTTTATCTGGATGTGACCCAGAGGTTGCAAGCCAATGATTTCTCAACATTGCCTGAAGCTCATGCATGTACTGCTGGTTTAAAGTCTTTAACTACTTCTGCAACTGCT GATGCCATTGAAGAATGTAGGAAACTTTGTGGGGGACATGGTTACCTTAGCTCCAGTGGGCTTCCTGAGTTGTTTGCTGTATATGTTCCAGCCTGTACATATGAAGGAGACAATGTTGTGCTGCTTTTACAG GTTGCTAGATTTCTCATGAAGACCGTTTCTCAGCTGGGTTCTGGAAAGAAGCCTGTGGGAACAACAGCTTATATGGCACGGGCAGAGGATCTTTTGCAGAGTCGCTGCAGTGTTCAAAAGG CTGAGGATTGGTTAAAGCCTAGTGTAATATTGGAGGCGTTTGAAGCCAGGGCTGTTAGGATGTGCGTTGCCTGTGCTCAAAGCCTTAGCAAGTTTCAGAATCCTGAAGAGG GTTTTCTGGAACTGTCAGCTGATCTTGTTGAGGCTGCAATTGCTCATTGCCAGTTGATTGTTGTTTCCAA GTTCATTGAAAAATTGCAACAAGATATACCAGGGAAAGGAGTGAAACAACAGTTGCAGATTCTTTGCTATATTTATGCTTTGAACCTCCTTCACAAACATCTGGGCGATTTTCTATCCACTGGATGCATCATACCCAAGCAAGCTTCCCTTGCAAATGATCATCTCAGATCTTTGTATTCCAAG GTCCGTCCAAATGCAATTGCACTTGTTGATGCATTTAACTATACTGATCACTTCCTTGGCTCGGTTCTTGGTCGCTATGATGGAAATGTGTATCCAAAACTCTATGAAGAAGCATGGAAGGATCCTTTAAATGACTCGGTTGTGCCTGATGGCTACCAGGAATATATTCGCCCAATGCTAAAGCAACAGCTCCGTAATGCAAGACTTTGA
- the LOC110656596 gene encoding alcohol dehydrogenase 1, protein MASTAGKVIRCKAAVAWEAGKPLVIEEVEVAPPQANEVRVKILFTSLCHTDVYFWEAKGQNPLFPRIYGHEAGGIVESVGECVTDLKPGDHVLPVFTGECKECAHCKSEESNMCSLLRINTDRGVMLNDGKSRFSINGKPIYHFVGTSTFSEYTVIHVGCLAKINPLAPLDKVCVLSCGISTGFGATVNVAKPPKGSSVAVFGLGAVGLAAAEGARSAGASRIIGVDLNSARFEEAKKFGVNEFVNPKDHKKPVQEVIAEMTDGGVDRSVECTGNIDAMISAFECVHDGWGVAVLVGVPHKDAVFKTHPMNVLNERTLKGTFFGNYKPRSDLPSVVEKYMNKELELEKFITHSIPFSEINKAFDYMLKGESLRCIIRMEE, encoded by the exons ATGGCAAGCACGGCTGGAAAGGTCATACGTTGCAAAG CTGCTGTGGCTTGGGAGGCTGGGAAACCACTGGTGATTGAAGAAGTGGAGGTGGCACCTCCACAGGCTAATGAAGTTCGTGTGAAGATCCTCTTCACTTCTTTATGCCATACTGATGTCTACTTCTGGGAAGCTAAG GGACAAAATCCTTTATTCCCTAGAATATATGGTCATGAGGCAGGAGG AATTGTCGAGAGTGTGGGTGAGTGTGTGACAGATCTCAAACCAGGAGACCATGTTCTCCCTGTGTTCACAGGGGAATGCAAGGAATGTGCTCACTGTAAATCAGAAGAGAGCAACATGTGTAGCCTCCTCAGGATAAATACAGATAGAGGAGTGATGCTTAATGATGGAAAATCAAGATTCTCTATAAATGGCAAGCCCATTTATCACTTCGTTGGGACCTCAACCTTTAGTGAGTATACTGTGATTCACGTTGGCTGTCTTGCCAAGATCAACCCCTTGGCTCCTCTTGACAAAGTCTGTGTTCTCAGTTGTGGAATCTCCACAG GTTTTGGTGCTACCGTCAACGTTGCAAAGCCTCCAAAGGGCTCATCCGTGGCTGTGTTTGGACTGGGAGCTGTAGGCCTTGCT GCTGCTGAAGGGGCTAGAAGTGCTGGGGCTTCAAGGATAATTGGTGTTGATTTGAACTCGGCAAGATTCGAGGAAG CAAAGAAGTTTGGGGTGAATGAGTTTGTGAACCCAAAGGACCATAAGAAGCCAGTTCAAGAG GTGATTGCTGAGATGACTGATGGAGGAGTAGACAGAAGTGTTGAATGTACAGGAAACATTGATGCCATGATCTCTGCATTTGAATGTGTCCATGAT GGTTGGGGTGTTGCAGTCCTCGTGGGAGTGCCCCATAAAGATGCTGTCTTCAAGACTCACCCTATGAATGTTCTAAACGAAAGGACTCTCAAGGGTACCTTCTTCGGAAACTACAAGCCTCGCTCTGACCTCCCTTCAGTTGTGGAGAAATATATGAACAAA GAACTTGAATTGGAAAAGTTCATAACCCATTCAATACCATTTTCTGAGATCAACAAGGCCTTTGACTACATGCTTAAAGGGGAAAGCCTTCGATGCATTATCCGAATGGAGGAATAG
- the LOC110656906 gene encoding uncharacterized protein LOC110656906: protein MAGLGCSLVDLLLFYSLERVLFNRMVCSMGKNAIQVKKVIALWLVLEEIGYHDLIRGINSFDNTTVEALYLEALQCLESIQPNPIQPTGSSDQAQMFLGLIDEPMNRRFLYYKHDFIYKRYEHVMETVCDKIFGETNAVEVDESGFRPVAKTYGQGLAGSSSSEPNEATSQSNLNPDAIDFNPAETPEEFRTIFLTFSMGYPLSRDEIIRFFTKKWGEVVKDVYIERAEAGHDPQYGRMVLTSSWVIPRILTGQAKAKFLVNGKHLWARICVPRRRGRS from the exons ATGGCTGGATTAGGCTGCAGCCTTGTTGATCTGCTACTCTTCTATTCACTGGAGAGAGTGCTTTTCAACAGGATGGTGTGTTCAATGGGCAAAAATGCCATACAGGTGAAGAAAGTGATTGCACTTTGGCTAGTACTTGAGGAAATTGGCTACCACGACCTAATTCGCGGAATAAACTCTTTCGACAACACCACCGTTGAAGCCTTATATCTCGAAGCATTGCAATGCTTAGAGAGCATACAACCAAATCCTATTCAACCAACAGGGTCATCAGATCAAGCTCAGATGTTTTTAGGCCTCATTGATGAGCCTATGAACAGGAGATTCCTCTACTATAAGCATGATTTCATCTACAAGAGATACGAGCACGTAATGGAAACTGTTTGTGACAAAATATTTGGTGAGACCAACGCTGTAGAAGTAGATGAGTCCGGTTTCAGGCCAGTGGCCAAGACCTATGGACAGGGCCTAGCAGGGTCTTCCAGCAGTGAGCCCAATGAGGCAACGAGTCAATCCAACTTGAATCCTGATGCCATTGACTTTAATCCTGCAGAAACCCCGGAGGAATTCAGGACAATTTTCCTGACATTTTCAATGGGCTATCCTCTAAGCCGTGACGAAATTATTAGATTCTTTACCAA GAAATGGGGAGAAGTGGTGAAGGATGTTTATATTGAACGCGCAGAAGCAGGACATGATCCACAATATGGAAGGATGGTATTGACAAGTTCGTGGGTGATACCAAGGATACTAACTGGACAAGCAAAAGCAAAATTCTTGGTGAACGGTAAGCATCTGTGGGCTCGTATATGTGTGCCTCGTCGCAGAGGACGTAGTTAA